Proteins from one Ipomoea triloba cultivar NCNSP0323 chromosome 1, ASM357664v1 genomic window:
- the LOC116022337 gene encoding uncharacterized protein LOC116022337 isoform X2, with the protein MEEWLKITLAAVSTGVLVSLVILVVRKVLCRRRGRVEERQSEIMEDGPAGRSVSQLHHVSLHHLDRNGTKKTNYYVFRRGPSAKAVFSWADHPSLVTDAVENGWSQFGFTAYTPSPSVKSARSLLGACGTGDHGNQTAAAKITWEVSPGSADFMQKIQFRCNSDVLKRITSSRHNFTAMGSPVSSVIKTCLPLPGPPLGASPFPQEAYFEITVLPCDDQEESRRSQDDKIKLIPDDINAKTPKNPSGDGKENRNHVALSVGLSGCGSLPLKLPGSYPGSIGFNSNGSVCLDGMMLVNESEREEWGTAEKVLGCGYNPTQKKVFFTVDSHLIHEIHCKSEEFGNPLYPTLAANADIMVVVNLGQSAFKYAPANLQRTPNPCFIGPLASNSPAAIGYEDSKELFSMGRIDSQWLNRSATAARSNGHSVNNLKQIDFDLESEGELFEIVLDSSGKNPNTL; encoded by the exons ATGGAAGAATGGTTGAAGATCACGTTGGCGGCGGTGTCGACCGGAGTTCTTGTTTCTCTGGTGATTTTGGTTGTCCGGAAAGTTTTGTGTCGCCGGAGAGGACGGGTTGAAGAGCGGCAATCGGAGATTATGGAGGATGGGCCGGCGGGGAGATCGGTATCTCAGCTTCACCATGTGAGTCTTCATCATCTGGACAGAAACGGCACCAAGAAAACCAATTACTACGTTTTCCGGCGAGGGCCGTCGGCGAAGGCGGTTTTCAGTTGGGCGGATCACCCGTCGTTAGTCACGGACGCCGTCGAGAACGGGTGGTCGCAGTTCGGTTTCACGGCGTATACGCCGTCGCCGTCGGTTAAATCGGCGAGGTCGTTGTTGGGCGCCTGCGGGACCGGCGACCACGGGAATCAAACGGCGGCGGCGAAGATTACCTGGGAAGTCTCGCCGGGGTCGGCGGATTTCATGCAGAAAATCCAATTCCGGTGTAACTCCGACGTCCTGAAGAGAATCACGAGCAGCAGACACAATTTCACGGCAATGGGTTCTCCCGTTTCGTCCGTAATCAAGACTTGTCTCCCGTTACCGGGCCCGCCATTGGGGGCTTCACCGTTCCCACAAGAAGCTTATTTTGAGATCACAGTTTTGCCCTGTGATGATCAAGAAGAGAGCCGGCGATCACAAGATGACAAAATTAAGCTTATTCCAGACGACATTAATGCAAAAACACCCAAGAATCCAAGCGGCGATGGAAAGGAAAACAGGAATCATGTTGCCCTGTCTGTAGGGCTAAGTGGATGTGGCTCTCTTCCATTGAAGCTTCCTGGGAGCTATCCTG GTTCCATTGGATTCAACTCCAACGGTTCTGTCTGTCTTGATG GGATGATGTTAGTGAATGAATCAGAAAGGGAAGAATGGGGGACAGCAGAGAAGGTGCTTGGGTGTGGGTACAATCCAACCCAGAAGAAGGTATTCTTCACAGTGGATTCACACCTTATCCATGAAATCCACTGCAAATCCGAGGAATTTGGGAACCCACTGTACCCAACTTTAGCTGCAAATGCTGACATAATGGTTGTGGTGAATCTTGGGCAGAGTGCATTCAAGTATGCACCTGCAAATCTGCAGAGAACTCCAAATCCATGCTTCATTGGGCCTCTGGCAAGCAATTCTCCAGCAGCTATAGGGTATGAAGACAGCAAGGAGCTTTTCTCCATGGGGAGAATCGATTCCCAGTGGCTGAACAGAAGCGCAACTGCAGCAAGGAGCAATGGGCACAGTGTGAATAATCTGAAGCAGATAGATTTTGACTTGGAATCTGAAGGGGAGCTGTTTGAAATTGTGTTGGATAGTTCTGGGAAAAATCCCAACACTCTAtag
- the LOC116022337 gene encoding uncharacterized protein LOC116022337 isoform X1, with the protein MEEWLKITLAAVSTGVLVSLVILVVRKVLCRRRGRVEERQSEIMEDGPAGRSVSQLHHVSLHHLDRNGTKKTNYYVFRRGPSAKAVFSWADHPSLVTDAVENGWSQFGFTAYTPSPSVKSARSLLGACGTGDHGNQTAAAKITWEVSPGSADFMQKIQFRCNSDVLKRITSSRHNFTAMGSPVSSVIKTCLPLPGPPLGASPFPQEAYFEITVLPCDDQEESRRSQDDKIKLIPDDINAKTPKNPSGDGKENRNHVALSVGLSGCGSLPLKLPGSYPGSIGFNSNGSVCLDGMMLVNESEREEWGTAEKVLGCGYNPTQKKVFFTVDSHLIHEIHCKSEEFGNPLYPTLAANADIMVVVNLGQSAFKYAPANLQRTPNPCFIGPLASNSPAAIGYEDSKELFSMGRIDSQWLNRSATAARSNGHSVNNLKQIDFDLESEGELFEIVLDSSGKNPNTL; encoded by the exons ATGGAAGAATGGTTGAAGATCACGTTGGCGGCGGTGTCGACCGGAGTTCTTGTTTCTCTGGTGATTTTGGTTGTCCGGAAAGTTTTGTGTCGCCGGAGAGGACGGGTTGAAGAGCGGCAATCGGAGATTATGGAGGATGGGCCGGCGGGGAGATCGGTATCTCAGCTTCACCATGTGAGTCTTCATCATCTGGACAGAAACGGCACCAAGAAAACCAATTACTACGTTTTCCGGCGAGGGCCGTCGGCGAAGGCGGTTTTCAGTTGGGCGGATCACCCGTCGTTAGTCACGGACGCCGTCGAGAACGGGTGGTCGCAGTTCGGTTTCACGGCGTATACGCCGTCGCCGTCGGTTAAATCGGCGAGGTCGTTGTTGGGCGCCTGCGGGACCGGCGACCACGGGAATCAAACGGCGGCGGCGAAGATTACCTGGGAAGTCTCGCCGGGGTCGGCGGATTTCATGCAGAAAATCCAATTCCGGTGTAACTCCGACGTCCTGAAGAGAATCACGAGCAGCAGACACAATTTCACGGCAATGGGTTCTCCCGTTTCGTCCGTAATCAAGACTTGTCTCCCGTTACCGGGCCCGCCATTGGGGGCTTCACCGTTCCCACAAGAAGCTTATTTTGAGATCACAGTTTTGCCCTGTGATGATCAAGAAGAGAGCCGGCGATCACAAGATGACAAAATTAAGCTTATTCCAGACGACATTAATGCAAAAACACCCAAGAATCCAAGCGGCGATGGAAAGGAAAACAGGAATCATGTTGCCCTGTCTGTAGGGCTAAGTGGATGTGGCTCTCTTCCATTGAAGCTTCCTGGGAGCTATCCTGGTTCCATTGGATTCAACTCCAACGGTTCTGTCTGTCTTGATG GGATGATGTTAGTGAATGAATCAGAAAGGGAAGAATGGGGGACAGCAGAGAAGGTGCTTGGGTGTGGGTACAATCCAACCCAGAAGAAGGTATTCTTCACAGTGGATTCACACCTTATCCATGAAATCCACTGCAAATCCGAGGAATTTGGGAACCCACTGTACCCAACTTTAGCTGCAAATGCTGACATAATGGTTGTGGTGAATCTTGGGCAGAGTGCATTCAAGTATGCACCTGCAAATCTGCAGAGAACTCCAAATCCATGCTTCATTGGGCCTCTGGCAAGCAATTCTCCAGCAGCTATAGGGTATGAAGACAGCAAGGAGCTTTTCTCCATGGGGAGAATCGATTCCCAGTGGCTGAACAGAAGCGCAACTGCAGCAAGGAGCAATGGGCACAGTGTGAATAATCTGAAGCAGATAGATTTTGACTTGGAATCTGAAGGGGAGCTGTTTGAAATTGTGTTGGATAGTTCTGGGAAAAATCCCAACACTCTAtag